A DNA window from Macadamia integrifolia cultivar HAES 741 unplaced genomic scaffold, SCU_Mint_v3 scaffold2658, whole genome shotgun sequence contains the following coding sequences:
- the LOC122066997 gene encoding probable receptor-like protein kinase At1g80640: MKRAPGEGVLVSWALPRLTDREKVEQIMDPAMEGQYSMKEVIQVAAIAAMCVQPEADYRPLMADVVQSLVPLVKHHKSTAKIGSCSSFHAIKSPTTSEFGKASA; the protein is encoded by the exons ATGAAGAGGGCTCCTGGGGAAGGTGTTCTTGTCTCTTGG GCTCTGCCCCGGCTTACAGATAGAGAGAAGGTTGAGCAGATTATGGACCCAGCCATGGAAGGTCAGTACTCCATGAAGGAGGTCATTCAGGTGGCTGCCATTGCTGCCATGTGCGTCCAGCCTGAAGCAGATTACAGGCCTCTGATGGCAGATGTGGTGCAGTCATTGGTACCTCTCGTGAAGCATCATAAGTCAACTGCAAAAATTGGCAGCTGCTCTAGTTTCCATGCGATTAAATCTCCGACCACCAGTGAATTTGGTAAAGCCAGTGCTTGA
- the LOC122066998 gene encoding shaggy-related protein kinase eta-like: MASLPLGPHHPPESEGVKIAPRRSEMGDEKEMPAAVGEGNDPVTGHIISTTIGGKNGEAKRTISYMAERVVGTGSFGIVFQAKCLETGETVAIKKVLQDRRYKNRELQLMRSMDHPNVISLKHCFFSTTSKNELFLNLVMEYVPETVYRVLKHYSNANQRMPLIYVKLYTYQIFRGLAYIHTVPGVCHRDVKPQNLLVDPLTHQVKLCDFGSAKVLIRGEANVSYICSRYYRAPELIFGATEYTTSIDIWSVGCVLAELLLGQPLFPGDSAVDQLVEIIKVLGTPTREEIRCMNPNYTEFRFPQIKAHPWHKVFHKRMPPEAIDLASRLLQYSPSLRCTALEACAHPFFDELREPNARLPNGRPLPPLFNFKQELSGAPPELINRLIPEHTRRQFGLNLLHPAGT; encoded by the exons ATGGCCTCGTTGCCGCTGGGGCCTCATCATCCACCAGAGAGTGAAGGTGTGAAGATTGCGCCTCGACGGTCGGAGATGGGAGACGAAAAG GAAATGCCAGCTGCAGTTGGTGAGGGGAATGATCCGGTAACTGGTCATATCATTTCAACCACCATTGGAGGGAAAAATGGTGAAGCCAAGCGG ACCATCAGTTACATGGCAGAACGTGTTGTGGGGACTGGGTCATTTGGAATAGTCTTTCAG GCAAAATGCTTGGAGACTGGTGAGACGGTTGCTATAAAGAAGGTCTTGCAGGACAGGCGGTACAAAAATCGTGAACTGCAGCTCATGCGCTCTATGGATCACCCGAATGTTATTTCTCTGAAGCATTGCTTTTTTTCTACAACCAGTAAAAATGAGCTTTTTCTCAATCTGGTCATGGAATATGTCCCCGAGACTGTGTATCGTGTTTTGAAACACTACAGCAATGCAAACCAGAGGATGCCACTTATCTATGTGAAATTATACACCTACCAA ATTTTTAGGGGGCTGGCTTATATTCACACTGTTcctggagtttgccatagagaTGTGAAGCCTCAAAATCTTCTG GTTGATCCCCTTACACATCAAGTCAAGCTTTGCGATTTTGGAAGTGCAAAAGTTCTG ATCAGGGGTGAAGCAAACGTATCATACATTTGCTCTCGATACTACAGAGCTCCAGAACTCATATTTGGTGCTACAGAATATACGACGTCAATTGATATCTGGTCAGTTGGTTGTGTTCTTGCTGAGCTTCTTCTAGGACAG CCGCTGTTTCCGGGAGACAGTGCGGTCGATCAACTTGTAGAGATCATCAAG GTTCTTGGAACTCCAACTCGGGAAGAGATTCGATGTATGAATCCTAACTATACTGAGTTTAGGTTTCCACAGATAAAGGCTCACCCTTGGCACAAG GTATTCCACAAGAGGATGCCTCCAGAAGCAATTGATCTTGCATCAAGGCTTCTACAATATTCGCCTAGTCTTCGCTGCACCGCT CTAGAAGCATGTGCTCATCCTTTTTTTGACGAGCTCAGGGAACCCAATGCCCGCCTCCCTAATGGTCGGCCTTTACCCCCTTTATTCAACTTCAAACAGGAA TTATCTGGAGCTCCACCAGAGCTTATAAACAGGTTGATACCAGAGCACACGAGGAGACAATTTGGCCTAAATCTCTTGCACCCAGCAGGCACGTAA